The proteins below are encoded in one region of Ereboglobus luteus:
- a CDS encoding sugar porter family MFS transporter gives MNANVPAGSAVPAPKTGYNLAYVWCISIVVALGGLLFGYDWVVIGGAKPFFERYFQLDNPALSGWANSCALIGCLVGVMVAGMLSDRFGRKRLLMTAALTFAITSIGNALAPNFTLFIIWRMLGGVAIGLASNLSPLYIAEVAPAHLRGRLVSVNQLTIVIGILLAQFINWFLVRNLPEGATNEWIVNSWFGQQGWRWMFGLTAVPSVLFIIGMFFVPESPRWLVTKGRVDDAAKILGKIGGAAYAQTAIGEINQTITTTREKINFRELLDPRLRGVLILGITLAVFQQWCGINVIFNYAEDIFSAAGYDISTVLKNIAWTGSVNLAFTFVALGTVDKGGRRPLMLFGAAGLALIYTAMGFCYFTGVQGWPMLLLVLAAIGCYAMSLGPVTWVVISEVFPNRIRGAAMAVAVAALWGACFVLTYTFPLLNNALGAYGTFWLYAAICIAGFIFIKIKLPETKGKTLEQLEKELVD, from the coding sequence ATGAATGCCAACGTCCCCGCAGGCTCCGCAGTCCCCGCGCCGAAAACCGGTTATAACCTCGCCTACGTCTGGTGCATTTCGATTGTCGTCGCGCTGGGCGGCTTGCTGTTCGGATACGACTGGGTCGTGATCGGCGGCGCGAAGCCCTTTTTCGAGCGCTATTTCCAACTCGATAATCCCGCGCTCTCCGGCTGGGCCAACAGTTGCGCGCTCATCGGTTGCCTGGTCGGCGTCATGGTGGCCGGCATGCTCAGCGACCGCTTCGGACGCAAACGGCTGCTGATGACGGCCGCGCTCACATTTGCGATCACCTCGATCGGCAACGCCCTCGCGCCAAACTTCACGCTGTTCATCATCTGGCGGATGCTTGGCGGCGTGGCCATTGGCCTGGCGTCGAATCTCTCGCCGCTGTATATCGCCGAGGTCGCGCCGGCGCATTTGCGCGGACGTCTCGTTTCAGTGAACCAGCTCACCATCGTGATCGGCATTTTGCTGGCGCAATTCATAAACTGGTTTCTCGTGCGCAACCTGCCCGAGGGCGCGACGAACGAGTGGATCGTGAACTCGTGGTTCGGCCAGCAAGGCTGGCGCTGGATGTTCGGCCTCACCGCGGTGCCATCGGTGCTGTTTATCATCGGCATGTTTTTTGTTCCCGAAAGTCCGCGCTGGCTCGTGACAAAAGGCCGCGTGGATGACGCCGCAAAAATCCTCGGCAAAATCGGCGGCGCGGCTTACGCGCAAACGGCGATTGGCGAGATCAACCAAACCATCACCACCACGCGGGAAAAAATAAACTTCCGCGAACTGCTCGACCCGCGTTTGCGGGGCGTGCTCATCCTGGGCATCACGCTCGCCGTCTTTCAGCAATGGTGCGGCATCAATGTCATATTCAATTACGCGGAGGATATTTTTAGCGCGGCGGGATATGACATTTCGACCGTGTTGAAAAACATCGCATGGACGGGCTCGGTGAATCTCGCGTTCACGTTTGTCGCGCTCGGAACGGTGGACAAGGGCGGACGCCGCCCGCTGATGCTTTTCGGCGCGGCGGGGCTTGCGCTCATTTACACGGCGATGGGGTTTTGTTATTTCACAGGCGTGCAAGGCTGGCCGATGCTGCTGCTCGTGCTCGCCGCGATCGGCTGCTACGCCATGTCGCTCGGCCCCGTGACGTGGGTGGTGATTTCCGAGGTGTTCCCCAACCGCATACGCGGCGCGGCGATGGCCGTCGCCGTGGCGGCGTTGTGGGGCGCGTGCTTCGTGCTCACCTACACGTTTCCGCTGCTCAACAACGCGCTCGGCGCCTACGGCACCTTCTGGCTGTATGCCGCGATCTGCATCGCCGGGTTTATTTTCATCAAAATCAAGCTGCCCGAAACAAAGGGCAAAACACTCGAGCAATTGGAAAAGGAACTGGTTGATTAA